The Streptococcus iniae genome contains the following window.
GATGAAAAATTCCAAGACATCGCTCGCATGTTAGGGTTGCCAGCATCAACTCCAGAAGAAGCTGTAGCATCCTATGCGAAAGCTGTTTATGACCTTGGTGTAGCGGTAGGCATTAAAATGAACTTTAAAGATCAAGGAATTGATGAAAAAGTTTGGATGGATAGCCTTCACGATATTGCTCTTCTTGCTTATGAAGACCAATGTTCACCAGCTAACCCACGTTTACCAATGGTTGCTGATATGGAAGAAATCATGGCTGATGCATACTATGGTTATGCTGACCGTCCAGGACGCCTTAAATAAAATCTGTTTACGTAATGCACTTACCCATTGAAGTTTCGGCTTTAGTGGGTATTTTAGGGCGAAATAGTGACACTAAATAGAAACAAGTTAACTGTGCTTGATGGCACGAAGAAGAGATATAGGGGAAGTATAATGGCAGAGCGCTTTTATGATGTTTTAGCAATGGTGTGGATTGGCATTGCTGGAGCAGACTCTCGTTGGGAAAATTAATATAGAAGTAACACTGATTCTTTTGGAATTGGTGTTATTTTCTTTAAAAATTAAAGATTTAAAGAAACAAAGCAAAATAAAATGTGGTACAATATGTAAAAGTCTTTAGAGGTGAGAAGTTATGGTGTTAGTCTATCAATCAACGCGTGATGCAAAAAATCAAGTATCTGCAAGTCAAGCGATTTTATCAGGTTTAGCAAAAGATGGTGGGCTGTTTACACCTCTTAAGATGCCAGAGCTTCATTTAGATTTTGACAAGCTACAGTTTGCAAGCTATCAAGAAGTTGCTAAACTTATTTTGAAAGCATTTTTTGATGACTTTACAGATCAAGAGTTGGATGATTGTATTCACTCAGCTTACGATAGCAAGTTTGACACAAAAACAATAGCACCTCTGGTTAGTCTGTCTGATTCTTATCATTTAGAGCTTTTTCATGGTTCAACCATTGCTTTTAAAGACATGGCCTTATCAATCCTACCTTATCTATTAACGACAGCAGCTAAAAAGCAAGGTGTTAGTGATAAAATTGTTATCTTAACCGCAACTTCAGGAGATACAGGTAAGGCTGCTATGGCAGGTTTTGCAGGTGTTGACAATACTGAAATTATTGTTTTTTATCCTCGTGACGGCGTTAGTAAGATTCAAGAGTTGCAAATGACAACTCAAGAAGGTGACAATACCCATGTTATTGCTATTGATGGTAATTTTGATGATGCTCAAACAGATGTTAAACGGATGTTCAATGATCCTCAATTCTCAGAAAAACTTGCAAAAAATGGGATGCAGTTGTCTTCAGCAAACTCGATGAATATTGGTCGTCTGATTCCGCAAGTTGTTTATTATGTCTATGCCTATGCGCAATTGGTTAGAAGCGGAGCCATTAAGCAAGGAGAAAAAATTAACATCACTGTCCCAACTGGAAATTTCGGAAATATTTTAGCCGCTTATTATGCTAAAGCAATTGGTCTTCCAGTTAATCAGCTCATTTGTGCTTCTAATGAAAACAATGTTTTAACAGATTTCTTTACGGAAAAGGTTTATGATAAAAACCGCTCCTTTAAGGTAACAACAAGTCCTTCAATGGATATTTTAGTCTCATCTAATTTAGAGCGCCTGATTTTCCATCTTTTGGGGAATGATGCTGAGAAAACTAAGGAATTGATGCTTGCTTTGCAAAGCCACGGAAAATACCAATTAAACCACTTTAACAAAGAGATTATGGGCCTCTTTAAAGCAGGCTCTGCCGATGAAGCTATGACGGCAAAAGAGATTGAAACTATTTTTGCTAAAGATGGTTATGTTATCGACCCTCATACGGCAGTTGCTTCTGCGGTTTATCGTAAGTACTGTGAACAAAGTGGTGATAAAACACCTACTATTATTGTTTCTACAGCAAGTCCTTATAAATTCCCGCGAGTGGTTGTTGAAGCTATTCAGGGTGTAGAACCAAGAGATGACTTTGAAGCTTTGCAAATCTTGGAAGAACTGTCAAAAGTGCCACTTTCTAATGCTGTTAAAGGCTTGCAAGAAAGTCCGGTTAGACATCAAACACAGATTGAGCATAAACAAATGCAAACGGCTGTTGAAAAACATTTAGGAGTATAAAAAAGGGAGGGGAGCTTATAAGCTCCTT
Protein-coding sequences here:
- the thrC gene encoding threonine synthase, which translates into the protein MVLVYQSTRDAKNQVSASQAILSGLAKDGGLFTPLKMPELHLDFDKLQFASYQEVAKLILKAFFDDFTDQELDDCIHSAYDSKFDTKTIAPLVSLSDSYHLELFHGSTIAFKDMALSILPYLLTTAAKKQGVSDKIVILTATSGDTGKAAMAGFAGVDNTEIIVFYPRDGVSKIQELQMTTQEGDNTHVIAIDGNFDDAQTDVKRMFNDPQFSEKLAKNGMQLSSANSMNIGRLIPQVVYYVYAYAQLVRSGAIKQGEKINITVPTGNFGNILAAYYAKAIGLPVNQLICASNENNVLTDFFTEKVYDKNRSFKVTTSPSMDILVSSNLERLIFHLLGNDAEKTKELMLALQSHGKYQLNHFNKEIMGLFKAGSADEAMTAKEIETIFAKDGYVIDPHTAVASAVYRKYCEQSGDKTPTIIVSTASPYKFPRVVVEAIQGVEPRDDFEALQILEELSKVPLSNAVKGLQESPVRHQTQIEHKQMQTAVEKHLGV